Proteins found in one Afipia sp. P52-10 genomic segment:
- a CDS encoding efflux RND transporter periplasmic adaptor subunit translates to MRVHLAMAVLTLMGAPLVLAGCDDRSVAAVPPAVPDVGVVTISASPKHIVKELPGRIAPTRVADVRARVSGIIVARLFEQGSEVKAGDALYQIDPKPFEVDLQSAEAALAKAQAIFEQATAQANRTASLISKQAASLAENETAIAMARQAAADVAARKADVARAKLNLEYATIRAPISGIIGAALVSEGALVVQNDPTSLASIQQLDTVYADFTQSASDLNKLRRDFDSGELERIEPDAAKVRLLLDDGSLYPIQGRLLFSDAKVDTSTGQVTLRGEFKNLNRELLPGMYVRVQIEQGIDNDAILVPQQAVQRNSAGGSDVYVLNNENRVSLQPVRVGSVMDGNLLVLEGLKQGDRVVVEGFQKFAVGDAVNPGKWPQDVATADVSRPRVE, encoded by the coding sequence ATGAGAGTTCACCTTGCCATGGCTGTTTTGACACTCATGGGAGCGCCTCTCGTTCTGGCAGGGTGCGACGATCGCAGTGTTGCGGCTGTCCCCCCAGCAGTCCCCGATGTCGGTGTCGTCACTATCAGCGCATCGCCGAAGCACATCGTCAAAGAGTTGCCAGGCCGCATTGCGCCAACGCGCGTCGCTGACGTGCGCGCCCGCGTGTCGGGAATTATCGTAGCGCGCCTGTTCGAGCAGGGCAGCGAGGTCAAGGCTGGCGACGCGCTTTATCAGATCGACCCGAAGCCGTTCGAGGTCGATCTGCAGTCTGCGGAGGCCGCTCTTGCCAAGGCTCAAGCCATCTTCGAGCAAGCCACAGCGCAAGCCAACCGCACCGCCTCGCTGATTAGCAAACAGGCGGCCTCGCTGGCCGAAAACGAGACCGCCATCGCGATGGCGCGCCAGGCTGCAGCCGACGTGGCCGCCCGCAAGGCCGATGTCGCCCGCGCCAAGTTGAACCTGGAATACGCGACCATTCGCGCGCCCATTAGCGGCATCATTGGTGCCGCGCTCGTCAGCGAAGGAGCGCTGGTGGTGCAGAATGATCCGACCAGTCTCGCATCGATCCAGCAGCTCGACACGGTCTACGCGGACTTCACCCAGTCCGCGTCGGACCTGAATAAGCTTCGGCGAGATTTCGATTCGGGCGAGCTTGAGCGGATCGAGCCGGATGCCGCCAAAGTGCGGCTGCTGTTGGACGATGGTTCGCTCTACCCGATTCAAGGTAGGCTGCTGTTCTCCGATGCGAAGGTGGATACCTCCACTGGACAGGTGACATTGCGCGGTGAGTTCAAGAACCTGAATCGCGAGCTGCTTCCGGGCATGTATGTGCGGGTGCAGATCGAGCAGGGGATCGACAACGATGCGATCCTGGTGCCGCAGCAGGCCGTTCAGCGCAATAGCGCAGGCGGCAGCGACGTCTACGTGCTCAACAACGAGAACAGGGTTTCGCTGCAGCCGGTCCGCGTTGGTTCGGTAATGGACGGAAACTTACTTGTCCTTGAGGGACTGAAGCAGGGCGACCGCGTCGTGGTCGAAGGTTTTCAGAAGTTCGCGGTTGGCGATGCCGTCAATCCCGGCAAGTGGCCGCAGGACGTCGCGACGGCTGACGTCTCCCGGCCGCGGGTGGAATAA